The proteins below come from a single Caenibius sp. WL genomic window:
- a CDS encoding phosphodiester glycosidase family protein yields the protein MRYAAALTALLSFTACSPEPAAPGEANAGKPKAAKSSGKDKARAGKAVACRVERFEKARLTVCIADPAHHRIAMALGPKGAPEGARPYRHLALLAASRPPDAPPVAFAMNGGMFDEDGQPIGYYVEDGARLQKLNRSEGPGNFHMLPNGVFYGTGQVWAVSTTDDFADRVTERPDFATQSGPMLVIDGRLHPEIAADGVSTNIRNGVGVGKDGRAYFVISEAPLSFGKFARYFRDVLKVPNALYLDGKVSSLWDPAHGRLDNMAPLGPLIVVEQSGKGTP from the coding sequence ATGAGGTATGCAGCGGCCCTCACGGCCCTGCTTTCCTTCACGGCCTGCTCCCCCGAACCCGCGGCGCCCGGCGAAGCGAACGCCGGCAAGCCCAAAGCGGCCAAAAGCAGCGGCAAGGACAAGGCCAGGGCCGGCAAAGCGGTCGCCTGCCGGGTGGAACGCTTCGAAAAGGCCCGTCTGACCGTCTGCATCGCCGATCCCGCTCACCATCGCATCGCCATGGCGCTGGGGCCGAAAGGCGCGCCCGAAGGCGCCCGCCCCTATCGCCATCTCGCTCTTCTCGCCGCCAGCAGGCCGCCCGATGCGCCGCCGGTGGCCTTCGCCATGAACGGCGGCATGTTCGACGAAGATGGCCAGCCCATCGGCTATTACGTGGAAGACGGCGCGCGCCTGCAAAAACTGAACCGCAGCGAAGGGCCCGGCAATTTCCACATGCTGCCCAACGGGGTGTTTTACGGCACCGGGCAGGTATGGGCTGTCAGCACGACCGACGATTTCGCCGATCGTGTGACCGAACGCCCCGATTTCGCCACCCAGTCCGGCCCGATGCTGGTGATCGACGGCCGCCTGCATCCCGAGATCGCCGCCGACGGCGTATCCACCAACATCCGCAACGGGGTCGGCGTGGGCAAGGACGGGCGCGCCTATTTCGTCATTTCCGAAGCACCGCTCTCCTTCGGGAAATTCGCCCGCTACTTCCGCGACGTGCTGAAAGTGCCCAATGCCCTCTATCTCGATGGCAAAGTCTCCTCCCTCTGGGACCCGGCGCACGGCAGGCTCGACAACATGGCGCCACTCGGCCCCTTGATCGTCGTGGAACAATCGGGGAAAGGCACTCCATGA
- the secG gene encoding preprotein translocase subunit SecG produces the protein MSLFLFITVVQAIVAAALVGVILMQRSEGGGLGVGGSPSGLMSARGAADFLTRATAILATLFVVLSIILAALAVSSSSGREIDTTLDRSTPPPVTSNDPLGTGASGAAPAPAAQQQAPAAPADTDPLSGAAQ, from the coding sequence ATGTCCCTTTTCCTGTTTATCACCGTCGTTCAGGCGATTGTTGCCGCCGCTCTGGTCGGTGTGATCCTGATGCAGCGCTCCGAAGGGGGCGGGCTTGGCGTTGGCGGCAGCCCTTCGGGCCTGATGTCGGCGCGTGGGGCAGCCGATTTCCTGACCCGCGCCACGGCGATTCTCGCAACGCTGTTCGTGGTGTTGAGCATCATTCTCGCCGCGCTGGCGGTGAGTTCCAGTTCCGGCCGCGAAATCGATACGACGCTGGACCGCTCGACGCCGCCGCCGGTCACGTCGAACGATCCGCTCGGCACCGGGGCCAGCGGCGCCGCACCGGCACCGGCTGCACAGCAGCAGGCTCCGGCCGCGCCCGCCGACACCGATCCGCTGTCCGGCGCCGCGCAGTAA
- a CDS encoding Hsp20 family protein: MNRFDFTPYRRSTVGFDRLFDLLENQARQNSGDNYPPFNIERRGEDAYRITLAVAGFKPEELDITAQQNLLIIKGQKQEDANKGEFLHIGIANRGFERRFELADFVRVDAADLADGLLVIDLVREIPEAMKPKKILVGGQKTLEVVKSDDDAANAA, from the coding sequence ATGAACCGTTTCGATTTTACCCCCTATCGCCGCAGCACCGTCGGTTTCGATCGCCTGTTCGATCTGCTCGAAAACCAGGCGCGGCAGAACAGCGGCGACAATTATCCCCCCTTCAATATCGAGCGCCGGGGCGAAGATGCCTATCGCATCACGCTGGCCGTGGCCGGGTTCAAACCCGAGGAACTCGATATTACCGCACAGCAGAACCTTTTGATCATCAAGGGCCAGAAGCAGGAAGACGCCAACAAGGGCGAATTCCTGCATATCGGCATCGCCAACCGCGGCTTTGAACGCCGCTTCGAACTCGCCGATTTCGTGCGGGTGGATGCGGCCGATCTTGCCGATGGCCTGCTCGTGATCGATCTTGTGCGCGAAATCCCCGAAGCGATGAAGCCCAAGAAGATCCTCGTCGGTGGCCAGAAGACTCTCGAAGTCGTCAAGAGCGATGATGACGCGGCCAACGCGGCCTGA
- the grxC gene encoding glutaredoxin 3 has translation MSTPLIEIYTKFGCGYCTRAKALFDAKGVAYEEYDVTMGGPKKAEMLERVPHARTVPQIFIDNAAIGGCDDLVALDRAGKLDPLLGL, from the coding sequence ATGAGCACTCCGCTGATCGAAATCTACACCAAGTTCGGCTGTGGCTACTGCACCCGGGCCAAAGCGCTCTTCGATGCGAAAGGCGTGGCCTACGAAGAATACGATGTGACGATGGGCGGGCCGAAAAAGGCGGAAATGCTCGAACGCGTGCCCCATGCGCGCACGGTGCCGCAGATTTTCATCGACAATGCCGCCATCGGCGGGTGCGACGATCTCGTCGCGCTGGACCGCGCGGGCAAGCTCGATCCGCTCCTGGGTCTCTGA
- a CDS encoding CTP synthase, with the protein MARYIFITGGVVSSLGKGLMAASLAALLQARGFRVRIRKFDPYLNVDPGTMSPYQHGEVYVTDDGAETDLDLGHYERFTGVSARQADNITSGRIYRDIIAKERRGDYLGATVQVIPHVTDAIKDFAQAETEDLDFVLCEIGGTVGDIEGLPFIEALRQLHNELDRDQTCFVHVTLVPYIAAAGELKTKPTQHSVRELTGLGIQPDILLCRCEKPLPDSERAKIAQFCNVRKEAVIPALDASSIYAVPLQYHAEGLDSEVLRHFGLAASLPDLARWDDIVDRHQNPEGEVTIGVVGKYVGLQDAYKSLNEALVHGGMANRVKVNIQWIDAEIFEQDDAAIASQLEPMHGILVPGGFGERGSEGKIAAVRFARERNVPFFGICLGMQMACIEGARNTAGIAEASSTEFGETSEPVVGIITEWMSDEGLQKRGADSDLGGTMRLGAYDAKLAGNSHVAAIYGTTEISERHRHRYEVNVAYRERLEQGGLVFSGMSPDGLLPEIVERPDHPWFVGVQFHPELKSKPFAPHPLFARFVAAAVHQSRLV; encoded by the coding sequence ATGGCGCGGTACATATTTATCACCGGCGGCGTGGTTTCCTCGCTCGGCAAAGGTCTCATGGCGGCGAGCCTCGCGGCTCTCCTCCAGGCGCGCGGTTTCCGCGTCCGGATCAGGAAATTCGACCCCTATCTCAATGTCGATCCGGGCACGATGAGCCCTTACCAGCATGGTGAGGTCTATGTGACGGACGACGGCGCGGAAACCGATCTCGATCTGGGGCACTACGAACGCTTCACTGGCGTTTCAGCCCGCCAGGCGGACAATATCACTTCGGGCCGCATCTACCGCGATATCATCGCCAAGGAACGCCGGGGCGACTATCTCGGCGCCACCGTGCAGGTGATCCCCCACGTCACCGATGCGATCAAGGATTTCGCCCAGGCGGAAACCGAAGATCTCGATTTCGTGCTGTGCGAAATCGGCGGGACGGTGGGCGATATCGAAGGGCTGCCGTTCATCGAAGCGCTGCGCCAGCTCCATAATGAGCTGGATCGCGATCAGACCTGTTTCGTCCATGTGACGCTGGTGCCCTACATCGCGGCGGCGGGCGAGTTGAAGACCAAGCCGACGCAGCACTCCGTGCGCGAACTCACCGGCCTCGGCATTCAGCCCGATATTCTGCTGTGCCGCTGCGAAAAGCCGCTGCCCGACAGCGAACGGGCGAAAATCGCGCAGTTCTGCAATGTCCGCAAGGAAGCGGTCATTCCCGCGCTCGACGCGTCGAGCATCTATGCCGTGCCGTTGCAGTATCATGCCGAAGGGCTGGACAGCGAAGTTCTGCGCCATTTCGGCCTGGCCGCGTCGCTGCCGGACCTGGCCCGGTGGGATGATATCGTCGATCGGCACCAGAACCCCGAAGGCGAAGTGACGATCGGTGTCGTCGGCAAATATGTCGGCTTGCAGGATGCCTACAAGTCGCTGAACGAAGCGCTGGTCCATGGCGGCATGGCCAACCGGGTGAAAGTCAACATCCAGTGGATCGATGCGGAAATCTTCGAGCAGGATGACGCGGCGATCGCTTCGCAGCTCGAACCGATGCACGGCATTCTCGTGCCTGGTGGCTTCGGGGAGCGGGGCTCGGAAGGCAAGATCGCCGCTGTCCGCTTCGCCCGTGAACGCAACGTGCCGTTCTTCGGCATCTGCCTTGGAATGCAGATGGCCTGTATCGAAGGCGCACGGAACACCGCCGGGATCGCGGAAGCATCTTCCACCGAATTCGGTGAAACGAGCGAGCCGGTGGTCGGTATCATCACCGAATGGATGAGTGACGAAGGGCTGCAGAAGCGCGGCGCGGACAGCGATCTGGGTGGGACCATGCGGCTTGGCGCCTACGATGCCAAACTGGCGGGCAACAGCCATGTGGCGGCGATCTATGGCACGACCGAGATTTCCGAACGCCACCGCCACCGCTACGAAGTGAACGTGGCCTACCGCGAACGGCTGGAGCAGGGCGGGCTCGTCTTCTCCGGCATGTCGCCCGATGGACTGCTGCCCGAAATCGTCGAGCGGCCGGACCATCCGTGGTTCGTGGGCGTGCAGTTCCACCCGGAACTCAAGAGCAAGCCGTTCGCGCCGCATCCACTGTTCGCCCGGTTCGTGGCGGCGGCGGTGCACCAGTCGCGTCTGGTCTAG
- a CDS encoding DUF1178 family protein, with translation MIVFDLQCPEGHRFEGWFASSGDFASQQERGLLCCPQCGAGDVIKAPMAPAVPMKGNQRADKGGKGGPVAGGAMPPQMVEALHKMAAMQAEALKQSEWVGDKFADESRAMHYGERDAKVIHGQTTPEQAKELHEEGIPVAPLLFPVAPPEEIN, from the coding sequence ATGATCGTTTTCGACCTGCAATGTCCGGAAGGTCACCGGTTTGAAGGCTGGTTCGCCTCGTCGGGCGACTTTGCCTCGCAACAGGAGCGGGGGCTATTGTGCTGCCCGCAATGCGGGGCGGGCGATGTGATCAAGGCTCCGATGGCCCCGGCGGTGCCCATGAAAGGCAACCAGCGCGCCGACAAGGGCGGGAAGGGCGGCCCTGTCGCCGGTGGCGCCATGCCGCCGCAGATGGTCGAAGCGTTGCACAAGATGGCCGCGATGCAGGCCGAAGCGCTCAAGCAGTCGGAATGGGTCGGGGACAAGTTTGCCGATGAATCCCGTGCGATGCATTACGGAGAGCGGGACGCGAAAGTGATCCACGGCCAGACCACGCCCGAACAGGCGAAAGAACTGCACGAGGAAGGCATTCCCGTCGCCCCCCTGCTTTTCCCTGTCGCTCCGCCCGAAGAAATCAACTGA
- a CDS encoding carbon-nitrogen hydrolase family protein, whose translation MASTRIALYQMTAGIDPAANAAAIGDAARQAKAGGAAMLFTPEMCGLLDRDRQRAAPHIVAEADNPVLAAARMAAADLGLWVALGSLAIAREDGRWANRSFLLAPDGGIAARYDKIHMFDVQLATGESWRESAAYAPGESVVTAQTPLGRLGLAICYDVRFPALFGALGDRACDAIAVPAAFTAPTGAAHWHLLLRARAVEESAWIIAATQVGVHEDGRRTYGHSLVVDPWGDVVLDMGGDAPGVGFAEIAAERTAEIRAQLPALANRRKIPN comes from the coding sequence ATGGCCAGCACCCGCATCGCCCTGTACCAGATGACGGCGGGCATCGATCCGGCTGCGAATGCGGCCGCGATCGGGGATGCCGCGCGTCAGGCGAAAGCAGGCGGGGCGGCGATGCTGTTCACTCCGGAAATGTGCGGCCTGCTCGACCGCGATCGGCAGCGCGCCGCACCGCATATCGTGGCCGAAGCGGACAATCCGGTTCTGGCTGCGGCACGAATGGCCGCGGCCGATCTCGGCCTGTGGGTCGCTTTGGGATCGCTTGCCATCGCGCGTGAGGATGGCCGGTGGGCCAACCGTTCGTTCCTACTGGCGCCGGACGGGGGCATCGCAGCCCGCTACGACAAGATCCATATGTTCGACGTGCAATTGGCAACCGGCGAAAGCTGGCGGGAATCGGCCGCTTACGCTCCGGGGGAGAGTGTGGTCACGGCGCAGACGCCGCTGGGGCGGCTCGGTCTTGCGATTTGCTACGATGTGCGTTTTCCCGCGCTGTTCGGGGCCTTGGGCGACCGGGCGTGCGATGCCATTGCCGTGCCCGCGGCTTTCACTGCGCCCACGGGGGCGGCGCATTGGCACCTGCTGCTGCGCGCGCGGGCCGTGGAGGAAAGCGCGTGGATCATCGCCGCGACGCAAGTCGGCGTGCATGAAGATGGCCGCAGGACCTATGGGCACAGCCTCGTGGTCGATCCGTGGGGGGATGTGGTGCTCGACATGGGCGGGGATGCGCCAGGCGTGGGATTTGCCGAGATCGCGGCAGAGCGGACGGCGGAAATCCGCGCGCAATTGCCGGCCCTTGCCAATCGGCGAAAAATCCCCAACTGA
- the tpiA gene encoding triose-phosphate isomerase, translating to MSQQRPYVVGNWKMHGTRAMLAEARAIDRAGQRHPKVEVAIAPPFTLIHAARKEAEQIGIGAQDCHPVDGGAHTGDISAAMLADAGASFVIVGHSERRSNHGESNELVRAKAESARKAGLGVILCVGESEAERDAGRAEEVVCGQLEASAPQGAGMVEKLSVAYEPVWAIGTGRVPSNADIEAMHRAIRARLQAIYGAEGDDIRILYGGSVKAENAADILGVPEVGGALVGGASLTAESFYGIIRAASGENVD from the coding sequence ATGTCGCAGCAGCGCCCCTATGTCGTAGGCAACTGGAAGATGCATGGCACGCGCGCCATGCTCGCAGAAGCACGTGCCATTGACCGCGCAGGTCAACGCCATCCCAAGGTGGAAGTGGCGATTGCGCCGCCGTTCACGCTCATCCATGCCGCGCGCAAGGAAGCGGAGCAGATCGGAATCGGCGCGCAGGATTGCCACCCGGTCGATGGCGGCGCCCACACGGGCGACATTTCCGCCGCGATGCTGGCCGATGCGGGCGCGAGCTTCGTGATCGTCGGCCACAGCGAACGCCGGTCCAACCATGGCGAAAGCAACGAACTCGTCCGCGCCAAGGCGGAATCGGCCCGTAAGGCCGGCCTCGGCGTGATTCTCTGCGTTGGCGAAAGCGAAGCCGAACGCGATGCCGGGCGCGCCGAGGAAGTGGTGTGCGGCCAGCTTGAAGCCTCCGCGCCGCAAGGGGCGGGGATGGTCGAAAAACTGTCCGTCGCTTATGAACCCGTCTGGGCCATCGGCACGGGCCGGGTTCCCTCGAATGCGGATATCGAAGCGATGCACCGCGCCATCCGCGCCCGCCTGCAGGCCATCTATGGGGCCGAAGGCGATGACATCCGCATCCTTTACGGCGGTTCGGTGAAAGCGGAAAACGCGGCCGATATCCTGGGTGTGCCCGAAGTCGGCGGCGCGCTGGTCGGCGGGGCGAGCCTGACGGCGGAAAGCTTCTACGGCATCATCCGCGCCGCGTCGGGTGAAAACGTCGACTGA
- a CDS encoding tyrosine-type recombinase/integrase — protein MTKMQATPSAANNLKKRLGQLFDFAILMGMRNDNPARVVRGVKSRTGGYQTWQEEHIAAFQARWPIGTQERLAFDLALYTGQRKSDVCRMGSQHVEKGRIQITQVKTSKELRIPIHPDLAKSIAATPSGHLAIVTRMGVPRTRNGFGNWFGDACRASGLHCYSMHGLRKACVRRLAELGLSNQLIKSITGHSSDAEVARYTRDAEQVRLADTTMDLATQYKTDLANHQQDTE, from the coding sequence ATGACGAAGATGCAGGCGACGCCCTCAGCAGCCAACAACCTGAAAAAGCGCCTCGGCCAACTGTTCGATTTCGCCATCCTCATGGGAATGCGCAACGATAATCCTGCCCGTGTGGTGCGCGGGGTGAAGTCGCGCACTGGTGGTTATCAGACATGGCAAGAGGAGCATATTGCGGCGTTCCAGGCACGTTGGCCTATCGGCACACAGGAGCGGCTTGCTTTCGATCTGGCGCTTTATACCGGCCAGCGCAAAAGCGATGTCTGCCGGATGGGCTCTCAGCACGTCGAGAAGGGGCGCATCCAAATCACGCAGGTGAAAACCAGCAAGGAGCTTCGCATTCCGATCCATCCTGATTTGGCAAAAAGCATCGCAGCCACTCCAAGTGGGCACCTCGCCATCGTCACCAGAATGGGCGTGCCTCGGACGCGCAATGGCTTTGGCAATTGGTTTGGCGACGCGTGCCGAGCATCGGGATTGCATTGCTATTCAATGCACGGACTGCGAAAGGCATGCGTCCGGCGCTTGGCGGAATTGGGTCTATCAAATCAGTTGATCAAATCGATTACCGGGCATTCCAGTGACGCCGAAGTGGCGCGATATACGCGCGATGCGGAGCAGGTGCGACTGGCCGATACAACCATGGATTTGGCTACCCAATACAAAACTGATTTGGCCAACCACCAACAAGATACTGAATAA
- a CDS encoding chorismate-binding protein, producing the protein MTSAMPENAAAARLALTAGHSTLVWRRLVADTETPVGAALKLIEPGRGDFLLESVEGGETRGRYSLLGLAPDLVFRATGAQCAINREWKTDRAAFAPLAGDSLGELRTLAEACRIADMPAELPPALACLVGYFGYETIGLVEKLPRAPQSPLDLPDMLFVRPTLLLVFDGLGSELFCIAPIWAEGGNTVDPDSAIADAGERIDAALSQLGRPVPARSRAQDLPEIALTPVLAPGQYGEMVRQAKDYIEAGDIFQVVLAQRFTCPFPLPPSELYRALRRINPSPFLYFLDLPGFAVIGSSPEILVRVRDGEVTIRPIAGTRPRGHTVEEDRANEASLLADPKERAEHLMLLDLGRNDVGRVAARGTVQVTDSYTIERYSHVMHIVSNVVGQLAPDHDALDALFAGFPAGTVSGAPKIRACEIIAGLEPETRGAYAGGVGYFAPDGSVDSCIVLRTAILKDGVMHVQAGAGIVADSDPAYEQRECEHKAGALAAAAREAARIAQDADFGQ; encoded by the coding sequence ATGACATCCGCCATGCCTGAAAATGCCGCCGCCGCCCGCCTTGCTCTCACCGCCGGGCACTCCACGCTCGTCTGGCGGCGGCTGGTCGCCGACACGGAAACCCCCGTCGGCGCGGCACTGAAGCTGATCGAGCCCGGCCGGGGCGATTTCCTGCTGGAATCGGTCGAAGGCGGCGAAACGCGCGGGCGCTACAGCCTGCTGGGGCTGGCGCCCGATCTGGTGTTCCGGGCGACAGGCGCGCAGTGCGCGATCAACCGCGAATGGAAAACCGACCGCGCGGCTTTCGCCCCGCTCGCCGGGGACAGCCTCGGCGAATTGCGCACGCTGGCCGAAGCCTGCCGCATTGCCGATATGCCCGCCGAACTGCCGCCCGCGCTGGCCTGTCTGGTTGGCTACTTCGGCTATGAAACCATCGGTCTGGTGGAGAAGCTGCCGCGCGCGCCGCAGAGCCCGCTCGATCTGCCCGATATGCTGTTCGTCCGCCCGACGCTGCTTCTCGTGTTCGATGGCCTGGGCAGCGAACTGTTCTGCATCGCCCCGATCTGGGCGGAAGGCGGCAACACCGTTGATCCCGACAGTGCGATCGCCGATGCGGGCGAACGGATCGATGCCGCGCTGAGCCAGTTGGGCCGCCCCGTTCCGGCGCGCAGCCGGGCGCAGGACCTGCCCGAAATCGCCCTGACCCCGGTGCTCGCGCCCGGCCAGTATGGCGAGATGGTGCGGCAGGCGAAGGACTACATCGAAGCGGGCGATATCTTCCAGGTAGTGCTCGCCCAGCGCTTCACCTGCCCCTTCCCCCTGCCGCCGAGCGAACTCTATCGCGCGTTGCGGCGGATCAACCCCTCGCCGTTCCTCTATTTCCTCGATCTGCCGGGCTTTGCGGTCATCGGCTCCAGCCCGGAAATCCTCGTCCGGGTGCGCGATGGCGAAGTGACCATCCGCCCCATCGCCGGGACCCGCCCGCGCGGCCACACGGTGGAGGAAGACCGCGCCAACGAAGCCAGCCTGCTGGCCGATCCGAAAGAACGCGCCGAACATCTCATGCTGCTCGATCTCGGGCGCAACGATGTCGGCCGGGTGGCGGCGCGCGGCACGGTGCAGGTCACCGACAGCTACACCATCGAACGCTACAGCCATGTCATGCATATCGTCAGCAACGTGGTCGGCCAGCTTGCGCCCGATCACGATGCGCTGGACGCGCTGTTTGCCGGCTTCCCCGCCGGGACCGTCTCGGGCGCGCCGAAAATCCGCGCGTGCGAGATCATCGCCGGTCTCGAACCCGAAACGCGCGGCGCCTATGCGGGCGGCGTGGGCTATTTCGCGCCCGATGGCTCGGTGGATAGCTGCATCGTGCTGCGCACCGCGATCCTCAAGGATGGGGTGATGCATGTGCAGGCCGGCGCGGGCATCGTCGCCGACAGCGATCCCGCCTACGAACAGCGGGAATGCGAGCACAAGGCCGGCGCTCTCGCGGCCGCCGCCCGCGAAGCCGCCCGTATCGCGCAAGACGCGGATTTCGGGCAATGA
- a CDS encoding SDR family oxidoreductase, producing the protein MTDGAGVNALVDHSIKGKTVLIAGGGKNLGGLIARDLAAQGAGAVAIHYNSAGSAVEAMETVAAVKASGAEAVAFQADLTTAGAMEKLFADTIAAIGRPDIAINTVGKVLKKPFTEISEAEYDEMTAVNSKTAFFFLKEAGRHVNDNGKVCTLVTSLLGAYTPFYAAYAGTKAPVEHFTRAASKEFGERGISVTAIGPGPMDTPFFYPAEGADAQAYHKTAAALSAFTETGLTDIQDIVPWIRILVSDGWWMTGQTILVNGGYTTK; encoded by the coding sequence ATGACCGATGGCGCAGGAGTAAATGCATTGGTGGATCATTCGATTAAGGGAAAGACGGTTCTGATCGCGGGTGGCGGCAAGAATCTCGGTGGGCTGATCGCGCGCGATCTTGCGGCTCAGGGCGCGGGAGCAGTCGCAATCCATTACAACAGTGCCGGCTCGGCGGTTGAGGCGATGGAGACCGTCGCCGCAGTGAAGGCCTCCGGCGCGGAGGCGGTCGCTTTCCAGGCCGATTTGACCACGGCTGGGGCGATGGAAAAACTGTTCGCTGATACAATTGCCGCGATTGGTCGGCCTGACATCGCGATCAACACGGTAGGCAAGGTTCTAAAGAAGCCCTTCACGGAGATCAGTGAAGCTGAATATGACGAGATGACCGCCGTCAACTCGAAGACGGCTTTTTTCTTTCTCAAAGAAGCGGGCCGGCATGTGAACGACAATGGCAAGGTTTGTACGCTCGTCACGTCGTTGCTCGGCGCTTATACACCCTTCTATGCGGCCTATGCTGGCACCAAGGCGCCAGTCGAGCATTTCACGCGCGCGGCGTCCAAGGAATTTGGTGAGCGCGGCATCTCGGTGACGGCAATCGGGCCTGGCCCGATGGACACGCCCTTCTTTTATCCGGCAGAAGGCGCGGATGCCCAAGCCTATCACAAGACAGCGGCAGCACTTTCGGCCTTCACCGAGACCGGTCTCACCGACATTCAGGACATCGTGCCCTGGATACGGATACTCGTCTCCGACGGCTGGTGGATGACTGGTCAAACCATCCTCGTCAACGGCGGCTACACGACCAAGTGA
- a CDS encoding peptidylprolyl isomerase translates to MIQFIRKFLDSKIGVVAALIFLGLIAVAFTGGDVSQSGMFGGVAGGDRAATVGKDKISTSALTQAANRAVDQARQEQPTITMPVFLAENGLERVLDDLIDRSAIAGFARMLGLRAGDRLIDSEIAGMPVFRGPDGKFDQQIYAQVLKQQGLSDQMVRADLAQGLLAQQVMTPVSQGAIMPGDLVLRYAALLKESRTGAIAVIPSDAYAPSADPTEAQLSAFYNARKNAYVRPERRVIRYAVFGAEALGPERAPTEAEIAARFKRDAANYAAKEKRRLTQLVVPTEAAAKAIAAETAKGISLAAAASAKGLATTTIGPIDRNALSAQSSRQVADAAFQAAKGAITAPARSGLGWHLIRVDAIEGTPARTLEQVRGEITAALAAELHRTAVTDLAARLQDEFDNGASLADAAKTVKAQVVETQPLTADGRVYGKPAETAPAVLARALSTAFSMEEGEPQLAEIEPGKTFIIYDVKMTTPAAAAPMNEIKPDLIAAWKREQGLAQAKAAADRVMAAIRKGTPLATALAAEKKPFPTPDKVAMNRQQLAQLGERVPAPLVLLFSMAEGTTKRLEAPQQRGWFIVQLDTIKPGEVAKGDPLLADASRELSALSGREYQAQFLRAVRNTVGVKRNEAAIKAVHKQLSGDN, encoded by the coding sequence ATGATCCAGTTTATCCGCAAATTTCTTGATTCGAAAATCGGGGTGGTTGCCGCGCTGATTTTTCTCGGCCTGATCGCGGTGGCCTTCACCGGCGGCGACGTTTCGCAGAGCGGCATGTTCGGCGGTGTCGCGGGCGGAGACCGGGCGGCGACCGTCGGCAAGGACAAGATTTCCACCTCCGCTCTTACCCAGGCCGCCAATCGCGCGGTGGATCAGGCACGGCAGGAACAGCCGACAATCACCATGCCCGTCTTTCTGGCGGAAAACGGTCTTGAGCGGGTGCTCGACGATCTGATCGACCGTTCGGCCATTGCCGGTTTCGCCCGGATGCTCGGCCTGCGCGCGGGGGATCGCCTGATCGATAGCGAAATCGCGGGAATGCCGGTATTCCGCGGGCCCGATGGCAAATTCGACCAGCAGATCTATGCGCAGGTTCTCAAGCAGCAGGGCCTTAGCGACCAGATGGTGCGCGCCGATCTTGCCCAGGGGCTTCTCGCCCAGCAGGTCATGACTCCGGTTTCCCAAGGCGCGATTATGCCGGGCGATCTCGTGTTGCGTTACGCCGCGCTGCTCAAGGAAAGCCGCACCGGCGCCATTGCGGTCATTCCCAGCGATGCCTATGCCCCCAGCGCCGATCCGACCGAAGCCCAGCTTTCGGCCTTCTATAACGCGCGCAAGAACGCATATGTCCGGCCGGAACGCCGCGTGATCCGTTATGCGGTCTTCGGCGCGGAAGCGCTCGGCCCCGAGCGCGCGCCGACGGAGGCGGAAATCGCCGCCCGCTTCAAGCGGGATGCGGCCAACTACGCCGCCAAGGAAAAGCGCCGCCTGACCCAGCTTGTCGTGCCGACCGAAGCCGCCGCCAAAGCGATTGCCGCGGAAACCGCGAAAGGCATCTCGCTCGCCGCCGCCGCTTCGGCCAAGGGGCTGGCCACCACCACGATCGGCCCGATCGACCGCAACGCTCTTTCGGCGCAATCCTCGCGTCAGGTGGCCGATGCCGCGTTCCAGGCCGCCAAGGGCGCCATCACCGCCCCCGCGCGCAGCGGGCTGGGTTGGCACCTGATCCGGGTCGACGCCATCGAAGGCACGCCCGCCCGGACTCTCGAACAGGTGCGCGGGGAAATCACCGCCGCGCTCGCCGCCGAACTGCACCGCACGGCGGTGACCGATCTCGCCGCGCGCCTGCAGGACGAATTCGACAACGGCGCCAGCCTTGCCGACGCGGCCAAGACAGTGAAAGCGCAAGTCGTGGAAACTCAACCGCTGACGGCCGACGGGCGCGTTTACGGCAAACCGGCGGAAACCGCGCCGGCGGTGCTGGCCCGTGCGCTGTCGACCGCGTTTTCCATGGAAGAAGGCGAACCGCAGCTTGCCGAAATCGAACCGGGCAAGACTTTCATCATCTACGACGTGAAAATGACCACCCCGGCCGCCGCCGCGCCGATGAACGAGATCAAGCCCGATCTCATCGCCGCGTGGAAGCGCGAGCAGGGCCTGGCGCAGGCCAAGGCCGCCGCCGACCGGGTGATGGCCGCGATCCGCAAGGGCACGCCGCTGGCCACCGCGCTCGCCGCCGAGAAGAAGCCCTTCCCGACGCCGGACAAGGTCGCGATGAATCGCCAGCAACTCGCCCAGCTCGGCGAACGCGTGCCTGCGCCGCTGGTGCTGCTGTTCAGCATGGCCGAAGGCACCACCAAGCGCCTCGAAGCACCGCAGCAGCGGGGCTGGTTCATCGTCCAGCTCGATACGATCAAGCCCGGCGAAGTGGCCAAGGGCGATCCGTTGCTGGCCGATGCCTCGCGCGAACTGAGCGCGTTGAGCGGCCGCGAATATCAGGCCCAGTTCCTCCGCGCCGTCCGCAACACGGTGGGCGTGAAGCGCAACGAAGCCGCGATCAAGGCCGTTCACAAGCAGTTGAGCGGCGACAATTGA